The proteins below come from a single Paracoccus sp. SCSIO 75233 genomic window:
- a CDS encoding ABC transporter ATP-binding protein, giving the protein MQLVITGLTVRRGQHITLNGASLTISPGECVGLIGPNGAGKTTLLRAALGLIPADGASNLTALPPARRALAAAWLPQTRETAWPVTVETLIRLGRIPHRRPDADPAHIEAALNRMNLTKLRHRKVTELSGGEQARTLLARTLAQDTPILMADEPIAGLDPAYQISTMTLFRSLTDEGRAVVVSLHDLGLAARHCTRLVLMDQGRIVADGPPAEVLTPDNLSRSFGIEGFFAQEKEGPVFQPLRVLS; this is encoded by the coding sequence ATGCAGCTTGTGATCACAGGCCTGACTGTCCGGCGCGGGCAGCACATCACGCTCAACGGGGCTTCGCTGACCATCAGTCCCGGCGAATGCGTAGGGCTGATCGGCCCGAACGGCGCGGGCAAGACGACATTGCTGCGCGCGGCCCTTGGGCTGATCCCGGCGGACGGGGCGTCGAACCTCACCGCCCTGCCCCCTGCCCGCCGAGCCCTTGCCGCTGCGTGGCTGCCCCAGACACGCGAGACCGCCTGGCCCGTCACCGTCGAAACACTGATCCGGCTGGGTCGCATTCCGCATCGCCGCCCGGATGCCGATCCGGCGCATATCGAAGCGGCACTGAACCGGATGAACCTCACAAAACTGCGCCACCGGAAGGTCACCGAATTATCGGGCGGCGAACAGGCCCGCACCCTGCTCGCCCGCACACTGGCGCAGGACACGCCGATCCTGATGGCCGACGAACCCATTGCAGGGCTGGACCCGGCCTATCAGATCTCGACCATGACGCTGTTCCGCAGCCTCACCGATGAGGGGCGCGCGGTCGTCGTTTCGTTGCATGATCTCGGGCTGGCAGCGCGGCATTGCACAAGGCTGGTGCTGATGGATCAGGGCCGTATCGTCGCGGATGGCCCGCCCGCCGAGGTGCTGACGCCGGACAACCTGTCCCGTAGCTTCGGCATCGAGGGGTTCTTTGCTCAGGAAAAAGAGGGGCCGGTGTTCCAGCCCCTCCGTGTTCTGTCATAG
- the katG gene encoding catalase/peroxidase HPI, whose product MDGNDIPQGKCPVMHGGNTASGDSVTEWWPNALNLDILHQHDSKPNPMGGEFNYRDELKTLDIEALKNDVRALMTESQDWWPADWGSYVGMFARVAWHAAGSYRLADGRGGGGTGNQRFAPLNSWPDNANTDKGRRLLWPIKKKYGNKISWADLIILSGTIAYEVAGLKTFGFAFGREDIWHPEKDVYWGAEKEWLAPSDGRYDNVEQPETMENPLAAVQMGLIYVNPEGVNGQPDPQKTAYQVRETFKRMAMNDEETAALTAGGHTIGKSHGNGRAEDLTDAPEGADIEEQGLGWVKKQGRGIGRDQVVSGIEGAWTKNPTKWDMGYFDMLLDHEWELKKSPAGAWQWEPVEIAEEDRPVDVEDPSIKTTPIMTDADMAMKVDPTYRAILEKFRADPAYFDDTFARAWFKLTHRDMGPKDRYFGPDVPAEELIWQDPIPKGPTGYNVEALKAKIAASGLSIPDLVSTAWDSARTYRGSDMRGGANGARIRLAPQKDWDGNEPARLQRVLSVLEPIAQEAGASLADVIVLAGNVGVEQAARAAGHDVSVPFSPGRGDATDAQTDAESFEPLEPLADGYRNYAQKDYVVSPEEMMLDRTQLLGLTAPEMTALVGGMRVMGTNHGGTKHGVFTEREGQLTNDFFVNLTDMRYSWVPTGNGLYDIRDRQTGETKWTATRADLVFGSNSILRSYAEVYAQDDNAEKFVRDFVAAWSKVMEADRFDVKLAA is encoded by the coding sequence ATGGACGGCAATGATATCCCGCAGGGCAAATGTCCGGTAATGCATGGCGGCAATACCGCCAGTGGCGATTCGGTGACTGAGTGGTGGCCGAACGCGCTCAATCTCGACATTCTTCACCAGCATGACAGCAAGCCCAATCCGATGGGCGGCGAGTTCAACTATCGTGACGAACTGAAAACGCTCGATATCGAGGCGTTGAAGAACGATGTGCGCGCGCTCATGACCGAGAGCCAGGATTGGTGGCCGGCGGATTGGGGCAGCTATGTCGGCATGTTCGCCCGCGTCGCGTGGCACGCGGCGGGTTCGTACCGCCTCGCCGATGGCCGTGGTGGTGGCGGGACCGGCAACCAGCGTTTCGCGCCGCTGAACAGCTGGCCGGACAACGCCAACACCGATAAGGGTCGTCGCCTGCTGTGGCCGATCAAGAAGAAATACGGCAACAAGATTTCCTGGGCGGATCTGATCATCCTGTCCGGAACGATTGCTTATGAGGTCGCGGGTCTGAAAACCTTCGGCTTCGCCTTCGGTCGCGAAGATATCTGGCACCCGGAGAAAGACGTTTACTGGGGCGCGGAGAAGGAATGGCTGGCCCCGTCCGATGGCCGTTACGACAATGTCGAGCAGCCGGAGACAATGGAAAACCCGCTCGCCGCTGTGCAGATGGGTCTGATCTATGTGAACCCGGAAGGCGTGAACGGCCAGCCGGACCCGCAGAAGACCGCCTATCAGGTGCGCGAGACCTTCAAGCGGATGGCGATGAACGATGAGGAGACCGCCGCGCTGACCGCCGGTGGCCACACCATCGGCAAGTCCCACGGCAATGGCCGGGCCGAAGACCTGACCGACGCGCCCGAAGGGGCGGATATCGAGGAGCAGGGCCTCGGCTGGGTGAAGAAGCAGGGCCGTGGCATTGGCCGCGATCAGGTCGTCAGCGGTATCGAAGGTGCCTGGACCAAGAACCCGACGAAATGGGATATGGGCTATTTCGACATGCTGCTCGACCATGAGTGGGAGCTGAAGAAAAGCCCCGCCGGTGCGTGGCAGTGGGAGCCGGTCGAAATCGCTGAAGAGGACAGGCCGGTCGATGTCGAAGACCCGTCGATCAAGACAACGCCGATCATGACCGATGCAGATATGGCGATGAAGGTCGATCCGACCTACCGCGCCATTCTGGAGAAATTCCGCGCTGATCCGGCCTATTTCGACGACACTTTCGCCCGTGCGTGGTTCAAGCTGACGCATCGCGACATGGGTCCGAAGGATCGCTATTTCGGCCCGGATGTTCCTGCCGAGGAGCTGATCTGGCAGGACCCGATCCCGAAAGGTCCGACTGGCTATAATGTCGAGGCACTGAAGGCGAAGATCGCGGCCAGTGGCCTGTCGATCCCTGACCTGGTCTCGACCGCGTGGGACAGCGCCCGGACCTATCGCGGCTCGGACATGCGTGGCGGTGCCAATGGCGCGCGCATCCGGCTCGCTCCGCAGAAGGACTGGGACGGCAACGAGCCTGCCCGGTTGCAGCGTGTGCTGTCGGTGCTGGAGCCGATTGCGCAGGAAGCCGGTGCCTCGCTGGCCGATGTGATCGTGCTGGCCGGTAATGTCGGTGTCGAGCAGGCGGCGAGGGCGGCTGGCCACGATGTCAGCGTGCCGTTCTCGCCCGGCCGTGGCGATGCGACCGACGCGCAGACCGATGCGGAAAGCTTTGAGCCGCTGGAGCCGCTGGCCGACGGCTATCGCAACTACGCCCAGAAGGACTATGTCGTCTCCCCCGAGGAGATGATGCTGGACCGCACCCAGCTTCTGGGCCTGACCGCACCGGAGATGACGGCGCTTGTCGGCGGGATGCGGGTGATGGGCACCAATCACGGCGGCACCAAACATGGCGTGTTCACCGAGCGCGAGGGCCAGTTGACGAACGACTTCTTCGTCAACCTGACCGATATGCGCTATAGCTGGGTTCCGACCGGAAACGGGCTTTATGACATCCGCGACCGGCAGACCGGCGAAACCAAATGGACCGCGACGCGGGCCGATCTGGTGTTCGGATCGAACTCGATCCTGCGGTCCTATGCCGAGGTCTATGCGCAGGACGATAACGCCGAAAAATTCGTGCGTGATTTCGTGGCGGCGTGGTCCAAGGTGATGGAGGCCGACCGCTTCGATGTGAAGCTGGCGGCGTAA
- a CDS encoding hydrogen peroxide-inducible genes activator — translation MQSLTLKQLRYFEALSRHCQFGRAAEDCAITQPALSMQIKELEAQLGAPLVERGARQVRLTALGEQFAIRARDILHAVDELGDLARADGDQLSGPLRIGVIPTVAPYLLPGLMHRLAEQFPALDPQPRETVTARLIEDLLESRLDIAIVALPVSEPALHEEPLFDEEFMLVRPAADAKKPVPSAENLQEMRLLLLEEGHCFRDQALSFCKLPQAPRGLMEGSSLSTLVQMVGAGIGVTLIPEMAVPVEARTAGISVARLPAPRPGRTIGMVWCKSSPLAKRFAEIARLVAELGGT, via the coding sequence ATGCAAAGCCTGACGCTCAAACAGCTCCGCTATTTTGAAGCCCTCTCCCGCCACTGTCAGTTCGGTCGCGCGGCTGAGGACTGCGCGATCACCCAGCCCGCGCTCTCCATGCAGATCAAGGAGCTCGAGGCGCAGCTTGGCGCACCCCTTGTCGAACGTGGGGCGCGACAGGTACGTCTGACGGCGCTTGGCGAGCAATTCGCCATCCGCGCCCGCGACATTCTGCATGCCGTGGACGAGCTGGGCGATCTGGCCCGCGCCGATGGCGATCAGCTTTCCGGCCCTTTGCGGATCGGGGTGATCCCGACCGTCGCGCCCTATCTGCTGCCGGGGCTGATGCACAGGCTTGCAGAGCAGTTTCCCGCCCTCGACCCCCAGCCTCGTGAAACGGTCACGGCGCGGCTGATCGAAGACCTCTTGGAATCGCGCCTCGACATTGCCATCGTCGCATTGCCGGTCTCGGAACCTGCCTTGCACGAAGAACCGCTATTCGACGAAGAATTCATGCTCGTCCGCCCGGCCGCAGATGCCAAGAAGCCAGTTCCGAGCGCCGAGAACCTGCAGGAAATGCGCCTGCTGCTGCTGGAAGAAGGGCATTGTTTCCGCGATCAGGCCCTGTCCTTCTGCAAGCTGCCGCAAGCGCCGCGCGGGCTGATGGAGGGCAGTTCGCTCTCCACCCTCGTGCAGATGGTCGGGGCCGGGATCGGTGTGACGCTGATCCCGGAGATGGCCGTCCCGGTCGAGGCCCGCACGGCAGGCATATCGGTCGCACGGCTGCCTGCGCCCCGGCCCGGTCGGACCATTGGCATGGTGTGGTGCAAGTCCAGCCCGCTCGCCAAGCGTTTTGCCGAAATTGCCCGCCTCGTGGCGGAGCTGGGCGGGACTTAG
- a CDS encoding iron ABC transporter permease yields MKVTVPLALLCAGLFCASLLIGPANIGITDSLRALVSGDGATGLVMREIRLPRAVLALMIGGCLGLSGAAMQGYLRNPLAEPGLIGVSASAALGAVIALQTGFAAAFALALPLAALGMAGLAVGLVVLMAGPGGGSLALILAGVAVSALAGALTSLVLSLSPNPFAAGEIVFWMMGSLADRSWLHVAIAAPVMAAGAAALFGIGRGLDALTLGEDAAASLGVSLPLLRLRIIFGVAAMVGAATAVAGAVGFVGLVVPHLLRGAVGAEPGRLLPASALGGAAMVLAADIAVRVVLPGRDLKLGVVMALIGAPIFLHLIWRQRQAF; encoded by the coding sequence ATGAAGGTCACAGTTCCGCTGGCACTTCTTTGTGCGGGGCTTTTCTGTGCCTCGCTGCTCATCGGGCCCGCCAATATTGGTATCACCGACAGCCTGCGCGCGCTTGTCAGCGGTGATGGCGCAACCGGGTTGGTCATGCGCGAAATCCGGCTGCCGCGTGCGGTTCTTGCCCTGATGATCGGCGGTTGCCTCGGCCTCTCCGGCGCGGCGATGCAGGGCTATCTGCGCAATCCGCTGGCCGAACCGGGGCTGATCGGTGTCTCCGCCTCCGCTGCCCTCGGCGCAGTCATCGCGCTGCAAACCGGCTTCGCCGCAGCTTTCGCGCTTGCGCTGCCACTCGCGGCGCTCGGGATGGCGGGGCTCGCAGTCGGGCTGGTGGTGCTGATGGCAGGGCCGGGCGGGGGATCGCTGGCGCTGATCCTCGCCGGGGTTGCAGTGTCGGCGCTTGCCGGGGCGCTCACCTCGCTGGTGCTGAGCCTGTCGCCCAACCCGTTCGCCGCCGGAGAGATCGTGTTCTGGATGATGGGCTCGCTGGCCGACAGGTCATGGCTGCATGTCGCCATTGCCGCCCCGGTCATGGCGGCGGGTGCAGCGGCATTGTTCGGTATCGGTCGCGGCCTCGATGCGCTGACACTGGGTGAGGACGCCGCCGCCTCACTGGGCGTCAGCCTGCCGCTGCTGCGGCTGCGCATCATCTTTGGCGTCGCCGCCATGGTCGGCGCAGCAACCGCCGTCGCGGGGGCTGTGGGCTTTGTCGGACTGGTCGTGCCACATCTGCTGCGCGGCGCAGTCGGGGCAGAGCCGGGGCGGCTTCTGCCGGCATCGGCGCTTGGCGGGGCGGCAATGGTGCTGGCCGCTGACATCGCAGTTCGGGTGGTGCTGCCCGGACGCGACCTGAAGCTGGGGGTGGTGATGGCCCTGATCGGGGCGCCCATCTTCCTGCATCTGATCTGGCGGCAAAGGCAGGCGTTCTGA
- the lhgO gene encoding L-2-hydroxyglutarate oxidase, with protein MIYDFAIIGGGIVGLATARALLDRRPGASLVLLEKEDGLGRHQTGHNSGVIHTGIYYQPGSLKARLCREGAQRSKAFCDAHGIAYEPRGKLIVATRPDEVPRLDALHDRAHENAIKVDMIDAAEIHQREPNITGLKALWVPDAAIVSYKAILDAMAEELREAGADIRLATTPDAIRETPDMVEIETASGTISAHMLVACAGLQSDRIARMAGMTLKHRIVPFRGEYYRLAPRCNDIVGAMIYPVPEPGLPFLGTHLTPMIDGSVTVGPNAVLGLSREGYPKFSTNLRDVADMARFPGFWKSIAANLRPGLKEMGDSLFKRRYLAACQRYCPSLTLDDLKPMECGIRAQAVMADGSMQHDFLFLDSPRMLHVCNAPSPAATSAMPIGDMIAEKLLAREG; from the coding sequence ATGATATATGATTTCGCCATTATCGGCGGCGGCATTGTCGGGCTCGCCACGGCGCGCGCACTGCTTGACCGTCGTCCGGGCGCGTCGCTTGTGCTGCTGGAGAAGGAGGACGGGCTGGGGCGTCACCAAACCGGCCATAACTCCGGCGTCATCCATACCGGCATCTATTATCAGCCCGGCTCCCTCAAGGCGCGGCTCTGCCGTGAGGGGGCGCAGCGCAGCAAGGCATTTTGCGACGCGCATGGCATCGCTTATGAGCCGCGCGGCAAGCTGATCGTCGCCACTCGCCCCGACGAAGTGCCACGGCTCGATGCCCTTCATGATCGCGCCCATGAAAACGCGATCAAGGTCGACATGATCGACGCCGCTGAAATCCATCAAAGGGAGCCCAACATTACCGGGCTTAAGGCCCTCTGGGTGCCGGACGCAGCGATTGTCAGCTACAAGGCGATCCTCGACGCGATGGCGGAAGAGCTGCGCGAGGCTGGCGCGGATATTCGCCTTGCCACCACGCCCGATGCTATCCGCGAAACCCCAGATATGGTGGAGATCGAAACAGCAAGCGGCACCATCTCTGCCCACATGCTTGTCGCCTGCGCAGGACTGCAATCGGACCGGATCGCCCGCATGGCGGGGATGACGCTGAAACATCGCATCGTGCCGTTTCGCGGCGAGTATTACCGGCTGGCGCCGCGCTGCAACGATATCGTGGGCGCGATGATCTATCCGGTGCCGGAGCCGGGATTGCCCTTCCTCGGCACGCATCTGACGCCGATGATCGACGGATCCGTCACCGTGGGTCCGAACGCCGTTCTTGGCCTGTCGCGGGAGGGCTATCCGAAGTTCTCCACTAATTTGCGAGACGTCGCGGATATGGCACGTTTTCCGGGCTTCTGGAAATCCATCGCCGCGAACCTGCGCCCCGGCCTGAAGGAAATGGGGGATTCGCTGTTCAAGCGCCGCTATCTCGCCGCCTGCCAGCGTTACTGCCCGTCCCTGACGCTGGACGATCTGAAACCGATGGAATGCGGGATCCGGGCACAGGCGGTCATGGCGGATGGCAGCATGCAGCATGACTTCCTGTTTCTGGACAGCCCGCGCATGCTGCATGTCTGCAACGCCCCCTCGCCAGCTGCGACATCGGCCATGCCGATCGGGGATATGATCGCCGAGAAGCTGCTGGCGCGGGAGGGTTAA